The genomic region TGTTAAGAAGAGAACGTCCTCCTGGATTGGTCTTTTACTCTCGTCGGCTGGTCGCCTTTCTTTGATTTCTATCCTCTCTTCTCTTTTCACGTACTTTCTATCGGTATTTAAAATGCCGGTAAGTGTGAATTCTAAGATTGATTCTTTATTGTCACAATTTTGGTGAACAGGATCTAGGATGTCTAAGGGTATCAATTGGTGTAGTAAATTATTTTTAAGTCAACCGAAAGGTCTTGGAGGACTGGGAATTAGAAATACCCGATGTTTTAATGAGGCTCTTCTTGCTAAAATCGGGTGGAATATGCTTCGTGATCCGTCATCTCTTATTAGTCGAACCATTTGAGTTCAATTGGGTCTTGATTGGACTAATTGTATTAATCGCGTTAAGACTGTCAAGAGCAAGGACTCATGGATCTGTAAAGGAATCCTTTGGGGCGCTAAAACCTTTACTAAGCACATTGCCTGGATGGTTGGTTCCGAGTCCAGTTTAAATGTTTGGACTTCTCCTTGGGTGGATGGCTCGATCCCTATTCCGAAATATTATGACCTTCTGCTCGTTGAACCTTCCCTTAGTAAGTTGAGAGCTAAGGACCTTATTTCCGCAAACAATACTTGGAATGTTGACATGGTAACGTGCTTCTTCGAGAATTCTTTTATTGTTAAAATTCTGGCCATTCTGTTAAGTAAAGAAAATAAAGAAGATTTTGCTTTTTATTAGGAGTCAAAGAATAGTAATTACTATGTCAAGAAAGGTTACTTTGACGTTTGACATGATTATTGGAATTTGAAAGCTAGTGTTAAGGACTTGTCTCGTATCTCGTCAGGGTGTAGGGCTTTTATTAAAAAATGGTTGTGGCATATCCCTGGACCTAAAAGATGGATTTTTCTGCTCTGGAAAATTATTACACAAACTTTATCTGTTGGGCGTGAAATCGAAAAGAGAGGTATTGGTGATGGCTTCTTTTGTCGTCTTTGTGACAGACAATTTGTTGAATCTTTGGAACATTTGTTCCGGGATTGCGAGTTTGTGTCGAGACTATGGAGTGCGAATCATCTTGGCATTTATGCTAGTAGTGGCTCAAATATTAGCATTCAATAATGGATTATAAATTGGCTTAgcttattattaagaaaggaaaATAGTATTGATGGGGTTATTTCGTTCATGTGCACTATTTGGACTATATGGGTCACTCGGAATACGCACGTTTACAGTAACGAACCCTTGTCTCCTTTCGGATCGATTCGTTTGTATGAGCATGAATTGAGTTTGATGATATTTGCGGAAAAGGAGAGTGCGAATTCGAGGAAAGACTTGAACATCACTTGTCTTttggatgatgatgattttaATTTGAAGGTTCTTCATAATGGTAATACCTTTCCTCTTATTGGCCCTGATTTGTGTGAAAATCATTATCTTATCTATGCGGATGTTGCTTGGCGATCGAATTTTTCTTCGGGTTTGGGATGGGTTGTTAAGGATAGTAATGATTTTGGACATTCCGTTTCCGAGAACTTGAAATCGAATTACTATGCGCAATCTGTCTCTCAAGCTGAAGCCTTAACTATCCTAGAAGCTCTTAAATGGGCTAAAAGGCGTCAACTTCTCCATGTGTGTGTCTATTCGGATTGTCTGCAGGTTGTTGCCTAATTACTGGTTTTACTCCGGTTAACATTGACACTAAAGTCATTGTTAGTGACATTCTGAGGATAGGTTGTTATTTTCATTGTCTTTCATTTTCCTATGCTCCTAGAAGTTGTAATAAAATGACTCATGGATTAGCTCAGAGAGCCATTAATATGTAATTCTATTACTTGCCaatctgtcaaaaaaaaaaaaaaaacttcgtaTTTAAATAGTCTTAACTCTTTATATTCTACCTCAACTTTCAATTGCCGCTTTAAATTAACGATTAATATACTTTGCCAATACAGCGAATTAAACAACTAAATGCATGTACATCTTCATAAGAGTGATGATTCATTGAAATATATTTTCACGTGAAAATCAATCGTAATTCTATAATTGTTCTTCGACTAACAGTCTCTTTTaatggaaattttttttttcaaacaaagCTAGTTGGTTTGGTAGAGCTGCCATGTTCGCAAATTGCACACTTAACTTTATTTATTATTCGTCGATCTTTGCCATTGTCACATCTATTCTTCGTTATTGACTCTATATTTTTCCTTCACGATAAAAACGCCGCTGTTCAACTCCTTCGTAACATCTTTGCCAAGTATTGTAATGCGTCAGGACAAGTTATTAATGTGAATAAATCGGGTATAATTTTTAGTCCTAGTACCACTATTGGGCGAGTGGTTAACGGACTAAGGACCCTAAAAATGCAGAATAATAAGggcatcatatcatatcatatattatattaaagcagaaaccATTTGTCACGTGTCCTCCGCAAATGGCTTCTGCCACATGTCATCTTCAGCAAATTAAAGCAAAAAATAAAGctaaattaattaacaaataaccttttaatttttattaaaataaaatgtcATAATTATGGATTCTTCCTAATAAAAATTCCCATAATACAAACAAGTTATAGAAGAAAGTTTCCATAGTGTCAAAAATATTTATTACCATAATGAATTTAatcaaatcaaaattcactaattaatgATTTGTTACCGAAATTGAAGCCGTGATTTATGCAAATGAAATTACTGTAATGAGCGGTCAATAAGTAGAGATTTCATCAAATATTTGAAATCTTGGAATATTGTATATCGAGGGTCCAAGGGGATTTATCCTATAATTTCTATTTGACCATATTTTACATAATTTTCGCCATTATAGAAATATAGGATATCTAACATACTCTATATGAATACTCAAACTCTACACCTCTTTGTTTCGTATTGATTTTTATAGTACTTTCAAAAAAAATTGTTTATATAATTTATAATGCTAATTTTTTCTGAAAATGAAATGATGAAATATGTTTGATGTGCAGGATGAAGAATTGTAAATCTGTATTTGGGCTATAAGACTTTATTATGGACGTCAAGTCGTCAAACAACGGATAAGAGCCCCTACCTTCGTCGCTTATTCCCTTTGGTAATTTACTTACGTTTTATCTAATTTCTATTTTTATACCGTCAATCAAAAACTGAGATTGTAACAAGAGTTCAGATGAATGAAGGCTAAGATAATAAAGGTGACTGTTGAGATGAACAAGGGACTTACAACGAGGTTGTATGGACCGAGATACTAAACTTGTGCAGTAACAATAACTCAATCAATTTTAGAAAATGAGAGAGCAATTTAGCCAGAGCAAGAACTGTAGCTGTAGTGTGTTTCACTCTCATGGCCGACATCGTATGGAGCGGGATATTGTTAAGTTGAAGACTCAATTTTCGATTTCAGTCGACCGTTTATCATTTCTTTGTGGGTACAAAGAGATTGTTGCAGTAGCTAATAACACTAAAAAGAAGACTACGGTAATAATgcctatataattttttttttcagtaaGAAGTAAATTTAACCCATTTACTACGATGTAGGTTAATCTGAACTCACGGTTGCATTTAAAAAAGGCAGAAGTAATGTCTTCAATTTCAGGTGGGTTAATGGAGTCTTATTCGTTGATACGGATTATGCAGATTAACTTTCGTTTACttggtttttttttaattttttttttcaactaatCGCTTAAAGAACCTACAATATTGGAAAGAATATTTTTACCAaaaaaatattgggaagaatattGGGAGTATTCCATAAAAAAATTCCTACTATAAGATACACGTGCAACTTATTAGTACTATACATGCGAGCTAACTTAAATTAAAGACAAATAAGATTGGAGTCACTCCTGAGTATAGACTCAATAGTTAGAGACAACTAAATATAGATTTCCTCAAAAGAAAATATTGAGAAAAATTTTAAGAGCAAAAAATTATAATGTAGTACCTTTAATTCTTTGAAATTGCCTCACATTTAAAATTTTTGCGGAGTATTTTAATTATATGGAACTATGGGGGTAATTGTTAAGAGTCAAAAGTAATAAGTAGTAAAGTAAGCTTAAAAATATACGCATTATTCCAAGTCTTTTTACCACGATTAAGTTATATTTTGTTCGTCCCGGTCATTTATTTATCTTAGATTTTGGCACAAATATGAAGGAAAGATAAGCGAAACGATATTGGATGGCATGTAGACCAAATTAAGTGTGGAGGATTGAGTTACCCATTAAACATATTCCTTAtatagaaatgtaaacaattaacTAAGACACTCTAAAATGCAATAGATAAATCGTAAAACAATCAGccgggatggagggagtagttagtaagagagaaagaaataaaaaactATTTTGGTTGTTCCACATTATCATACACTTTTGTGTCTCATTTTATATGTCATTATATTTATCTCACGCTACATTATCTTTCACATGATAAAAATAAtagttttttttattaaaattatcaCAATGAGGGTGAATGTAAGACAAGATGTAATACATGATGAGACCGAAAATTGACTCTCACCGACTAGCGACCACACCTATAAAGAGAAGAGAAAACCCACTTAATAAGCCAAAGAAACTTCCATCTTAAAACCCGATAGGTAATATATTAGTAGTGAActcccttcttcttcttctgtcAATGGGAAAGAATGACACGCGGGCAAGCCATATACTTGACAATTGGTCCTGTTTTAAATGGGTCATTTTAATCTGAAGCAATAAGACGgaattttgtaaccattttacagcTAAATGTGAATACTGTTGAAAAACAAGTTAACATAAGCTATAACACCGGCTGTATCATTGTGGTTACATTTTACCATAAAAAGGTCATATACGCCTCTCTGAAATTTCAAACGAAAAGTGatcgtctgaaacaagaatttgcatATACTAAGAGCTTATTTGTGATCCCATTCAGAGATGAGGTCCTTTGAAAATCACTTACGGGAGCAAACAAAGTGAAAATGAGGACCAATTTTTATTCACATAATGTTACAAGAAGGGTAAGGGGTCACCCACAGGGTGGGGTTGGATGGTGTTTATGCTGGAGGTATGGTGGGGGAAGTAGGGGATGATGGTGGTAAAAGGGGATATGGTAGTTGAAGGACATAGGATATGGATTGGAGTGTGGACGTTGGTGGTTAGTTATTGGGGTTGTTGAGATAGGGGTTGAGAAAGAGGGCGTGGTTTGAGGTGTTTGGTGCGGTCACCGCTACGGTGTAGGATTTGCTTGCTGGTCAAGGTAGTTGATCAGCGATCGCGAACGCTGCTTCTAGACGTCCGCGCGAAGATGGGTGGGAGACGAAATGAGATAAAAGGTAGGGAAttgagagaagaacaaataatagGGGTAATATGATGAAAAAAAGTACAACAATGagtaaaattaaatatatttTACATACATAAACAAGTTATGAAATGTACAAAAATTTTatatccatttttcatattttaccTATCATAAGTTAAAAACTCGAGAAAAAAACCGAGTACTTCGTATAAAATTAAGCAATATAAATTTAACAAAAGTGTGTGGGTAGATAAAGTAAACTTTTCTAAAATTTAGTAATTTGCTAAATCCAAAAACTATGAAAGTATTTGTCTTTAATGATACTTTGCGTTATCACTCGTATAGTGCACGGGTTTAAAGACTAGTTGGTAAATATCTAAATTTCTCGTCAGACTTTGAGTGTTCTAAGAAAGGTATTTTTAACTCTTTGGTCGAAAACGCGAAGAAGCGCATCTCATCTTGGAACAGTATCTTTCTGTCCCATGCTGGTAGGCTACCTTGATCTCCCCGGTTCTGTCCACCATTTACAATTTCGTCCTATCGGTATTCAAAGTACCGGTAAGTGTGTGACTAATATAATTAATACTCTATTAGCCTATTTTTAGTGGGCGGGAACGAAATCTACCAAGCCTATTCACTGATTTAGCAAGAATTTCTTAAGCATTCCAAAGAGTCGTGAAGGTCTGAGAATTAGAAATGTCCAGTGCTTAAACCAAGCACTTCTCGCCAAACAAGCCTCAGAGCTGATCCACAATGAAAATTCATTATTTGGGAAAATCTCTAAAGACAAAGTCTTGTATCCTGATGTCCACCCTAATATGGAGTCTACTAAAAACAGCACTAATTTATCATTGGGGTGCAGAGGTATTATTTGGGGTCTAGTTCTTCTCTTCCTTAACCGTGCCTGGAAGATTGATTCTAACTCCGAACTTAATGTTTGGCGTTATCCATGGGTTAATGGTGGACAACCGGAACATATCGATTGATACGAAAATTACTCGTAAGAACAAGATTCGTGAATTTGTAGCGGAAACAATCGGATTGACCAGTTGGACGAACTCTCTGTTTGAAGAATCTGAAAGAATTAAACAGTTTTAAGAACTGACAAAGAACTCGAAGTTCTGGTGATTTTTGTGTGTTTTAAATAGACATGGGCACATCAAACAACTCTCCATCATAAAATGTCATCACAAATTGCTCATGATCATCTCGTGTTTAACTATACTCACTACGTAATTACAAGGAGATGTAATATGACTGATTTGATCACCCCAAGCAGTTACTCTGGCTCAGATTGTCGATTTTTGTAATTGGATGGTTGCTTGATAAAGCAACACCATAAGTGTGACCCAAAACCAATCCCGTAGCCAGTCTTTGACCAGCGCTCTTTTATGTGCCTTCTTTTAGTTGGTTGTGTACGGTAGTATAGGTAAAATGTCATTGCACAGTTAAAAGCTCCTTATTTCCGAATATTCAGAATTTAGAATCTGTCTTCAAATCTTTGATCTAGCATTGTGCGTCAGTAGACTTCATTTAACGCAAGAACTTTTTAGCACACAGAATGACAGAAGGGATAAATGTTTAATTCTTCAATCAATATTTACCATAAATTCAAGGTAAATATGTTTCTGTCGAGTTTGTTTCATTATATGGCCCAAAACTTCCAATTATTACAAAATTGAACATTCTTCTAAAGTAGAGCCTAAAAGTTGCCATGACTTATTGCAACGTCGTCGTGTCAAAAAACAAATTATGAACTCTGAAAACCCTCAATCATTCATCGAGAAAGGAAGGATTTTAAAGGAAATGAAAGGGAACTATTCAATGTTTAAAGCAACATAGATTCTGGATTCTCGATGTAGCCTTTGAATGCTTTTAACCATTCTGCACCGATGGCACCTGCACATGACAATGGAAGATCACAAGCGATTAAGAGGTTTTAAGATTAAATGAAACAACAATACATTATAATTAATTAAGGTCAACAAATATTAACAATGCTATGCAATGCTTACCATCAATGACTCGATGATCGCAACTTAGTGTAACAGACATGAAGGAAGCAAACTTGAATTGATCATCTATTCCAGGTACAACTCTCTTTTGGGCTACACAAGGGCAAATTAGATaatcagcaacaacaacaacaacaacatcacaaggcttaatcccaaaatgatttggggtcggctgacatgaatcatcctttagaaccgtttATGGGTgatcgcacacctcaaaatgcgaaaatataGAAAGGAAAAGTGCAAAACAAAAGGGGAGAGTGAAACATAATagaaaagtcaaggtaaacttataggtttttaAATcaagtccggatttcttttataaaaacttaagaaTTTAAATTAGATAATCAGCACTCTTGGTTTAATAATACAATCAATGACAACATTTACCAGTCTCCCAAGGTTCATGATTTTTTGACTCAGTGACAATTCAATATGCATCTTGTATTTCACAaaaaaatccaaaaccaaaaagaAGTAACTAGTCCTCAACTCCGGATGAAAATTGTGTCGAGAATTGCACCATATGGCATGTACGGAACAATAGtgttaaaaaacaaaaaaaactaaacAGTTTAGTAAGCCATTATGCTTCATTTCATCGCAATCCAGAAGACCAGAACCAAAGAGTGGGGAGTCTTGGCTCCATTAGAATTGGAAACATCGTCGTCAATAATATATCCCTCTAAAAAACAGTTATAGGCGATTTAATGATGTCCATTTGGAGATGCAAGGATAATATACGAATTCTTGACTAGTAACATTGTTTTCCACATCACTACACAAGTGTCAAATGAGAAACAAGTTCATTATTATTGTGTATTTTAGTTAAGTATGGACATTGTATTTCATATCTGTAGGAGCTGAAAGCCGAGAAGTACTTTGGTTCTCAACCAAAGCGAACTTTGGTAATTATTTTCTCCAAGTATGTGAAGAGATGCCGCGTAACTTGTCATGTTCATCAAAAAATAATTtcaaattccttttttttttaaactatTGAGAATTGTGGAAATATAAAGAAGGTAGATATTGCTTGGCCACCAAAGTCAAGAACAGACAATATGAAGGAATGGAGCATTATATTACTTTTTGCTTGGCCACCAAAGTAGATGTGATGCTGTGAGAATCTTACCTGCTCCAACAGCCAGAATAGCTGCTTGTGGCGGATTAACGATGGCACAGAACTGCTTGATTCCAAATGCACCTCCAAGGTTCGAGACGGTAAATGTACCACCCTACAGCGAAGCGAAAATGACCGAGAATCATAAAAAAAATCAGACCAATATGTCAGCCCTTTAGGACATTTAATAGCAGAAAAAAACGTGTACCTCGTAATCTTCTGGCTTCAGGCTATTATCTCTGGCTTTTTGTGCCAGATATTTGACTTCCTCACCAATCTTAGACAAGCCTTTCTTGTCAGCATCCTGCACAGGTTACAGAGAAACATTATTCGGGATGCGTTCAAACTTCTTTGAATCTTTGAAATTCTTTGTTATCGTGATTGCAATCAAGGAATTTGCCACTGACCCGGACCACTGGGACGTATAGACCATTATCAGTTTGCACTGCTACATTGATGTTAACATTGTGGAACCTgtttgcaccaaaaaaaaaaatactcaatTGTCTTCTTGTTCAGGAAACGGATAACAACCTACAAAACCAAGTTACATTATAATCAGCAGCACTCAAACTTTTACACTCACTGGCGTATGTAGTCGTCGGTCCAAGAACTGTTGCATTGTGGAACTTTCTTGAGCGCCAAGGCAGCAGCCTGCATTCACATTCAACTAGAGTTAGCATATCTGTCACAAAACAAACTACAGCCTACGAACAAATTTTAAAACTGTAAAATACAGGAGAGGAAGTTGGTAAAAGGTTGCAACAAATGGTAAATAGTGCCAAAATGAAAAGACATTTTTTAGCGTGACATATTTCCGCGTTTACTGAAAGTGTGCTAAAATCACATCAGATCTGGACTGTGATGCAGTAATCTAGTTATCTTAAAGGTTACAGTGAGAAAATGACTACATTTCAGAACTGAGGCAATTATGGCGCAATGACTGCGGTGCCGGGTGGCTACCAATTTCTAGATCATGTTTCACGAAATTTAATACCAAGCAAGTCATTGGGTGCATTGACAACATCTGAGAAGCCAATTCTGAGAAGCCACACGTTCTGATTCTGAGATGAAGGCTAACAACAATATTAATACCATGGCCACCTATAAGACACTATTATACATTATGTAAAACAAGGTACCGCCAACCATTGTTAAGAGCCTTCAACTTTAAGTGCTCAGCAAATCTACGCCTAAAACATCTTAAATGTGAGGGAAAACATAAATTGTTCCTTGTTACAAAGCCTGCTGCTACCAACTTACAAACAGCAGTTATAAATTAGGTTCTAGTAGAGAACTGTGAGTCCATTATGACACCCAAAACATAACATTTACGAATCACTGTGCAAACCAGAAACAATAGTAGTACGTGAGGATGCACAGTGCAAGTACCTTAATTACGAGATCATTGACAGAAATTCGCTTTCCCCCAGAAGCCTCTTGTAATGAGTTTAGTTGGCTTCTCAATCTGAGGGACATAACACCAAGGTAAGATAACATTATAACATCAGCCACTTGGAGGGTAAGACAACGGTATAAAAAACTAAATACTTACTCCATAAGTTTGTCAACACACGTATCAACTGTCAGGTAGTAGTGGGGAATGGTTTGCTTCGACAGTAACAACCGTGAAGCCGTGATCTGAGAAGATTATAATTAGAGTTTAGTATCAACAATGTACACAGCTTTGCCATTGCTTCAGTGATCTACAACACTACTGTGACAAAAGCCGATATGTACAGAACATTAAAGATAAAAGACGATAATGATGGAATATCGAAACCAACATTTACCTTTCTTATCTGAGAATGAGGAATATCAGAATAGTCCAGACCAGATACTTCAGCAGCTTTACGTACTGGTGTTGCGGATTCCTTGCCCCGGGAAGCTGCACACAGAAAAAGCATCATCATGCTTTTGACAAACTGTTTGTTTGAATTTACTTGAACATCCGTATATCATTTTAGTTAAAATGCCAGACCTTGCACATACAGATGGAAAAAAAAATTGGGTGAAAATATCCGAATAATTAAAACATGCAAATGCATTATTAAGTGCCTGGCCCTTTTCTGTTTAGAAACTCCCAGACTTTGCacattatgaacaaaacattaaCTATTTGGCTATCAATTTGTTCGCTCAATAGACTCCTTCAAATTCTGCGTTTTCAATGGTAAGACAGATATTGAGAACAAGAGTTAGCTCAAGTGGTAAGAGCTCTCTTACTCCAAGTCTCCAACCATGAAGTTGGGGGTTCGATTCTCACCCGCGACATAAATGCGCTCATTTGAACCAAAAAAAAATAGTAAGACAGATATCTCGGTTCTTGAGCTCTAACTAAGGCCAGGTAGGTATGTAATAGGTAACTAAGTGAGGTGACAGAATACTAAGGAACAATCACAGCAATGCAGAGCTGTATGATAGAGACATGGTAATTCCAAAATTGGCGACAAAAAGTAGCACATTTTTCTTGTTGATCGAGATTACACATTACCTAAGAAATCTTCGATATCAGCTTTTAAAATACGCCCATCAGGACCGGTTCCTTTGATGCTTGATAAAGGAACCTTCATAGCCAAAGGAAAAAGCAAAAGAcaaaaacacaagttagaaatctgaaaattgctaaaacaaaagaaatagaAAGTCAACAAATATATTCTACTCCATAGCTCACCTTGTTATCTTCAGCCAAGCTCCTTGCAAGAGGACTAGCAAAAATGCGATCCTCGGTTGACGCTGTTTGACTAGGCTTCGAAAAGCTTGGCTCTGGTTGCTTGGCAGGTGGCTCAGCTGGTTCTTCTTTAGGTAAAGGAGTCTCAACAGGTTTTTTAGTTTCAGAGGCAGCAGCTTCAGGTTTTGAAGGAGAGAAATCTTTAAACTTTTGAATATCTTCCTCCTCTTCAACGGTGATGGCAATCACCTAAAACAGCACAGAAAGAAGCCACGGTCGAAAGGAAAAAATTATTTGACAAGTCATCAAGTATTTCCCTGCATCGCATTCGAGTCATCAAGTATCCGACATTTGGACACACACCCGACACTAAACGAGTCTGAGTAAAACCGTTCATATTGGATTTCAGAAAATAAAGAACGTTTATGGGTTTAAATATCCAAGACCTCTTGGGGATCTGATCAATGTACTAGTAGATTATATGTAAATGGAACCTACAGAGAGGATGAGAGGTAACGGCTGAGCCGCTGACAATGGTGAGCCGGAGAGCTCATTGCACAACTGGTTTGCTACTTACACACAATACACAGTTATATAAAATGATGTTGCAATATCCAATGAACAGGAAATGGGCTCTGAACATGGTTTTTAAAGATGAAATGAGTGGTGTTCTAGACTTCTAGTCTGAGAGCATTTCGTGTCAATAAAAACCAACTCAAGATGAAATTGGTAAACTGTCATACACGGGAAAAAATGTCACATCCGCAAACACCTAAATAACTCAGATGTGCATATGAAGGTCAATCTTAATAAATACAAATTTATTATGAAGATAGAGATGTTTTAGTACCTCGCCAACTTGAATTCCTTGAGAGCCATCTCCTCGAACTATCTTGGCAAGATAACCTTCCTCCATGCATTCCATTTCCACTGTCGCTTTATCCTTGTGTTGGGCAAGGAGTAAAATTATTTCACAGCTTGGAATGACCACAGGAAGCATAGTTAGAAGAAAAAAGAGGAGAGTACTTACTGTTTCAACCTCACAAAGTACTTCACCAGGGGCGACTTTATCTCCCTCTTTCTTCAACCATTTAGCAATATTTCCCTGCATCGCATTCGAGTCATCAAGTATCACATATAGCATACTCTTTTGTGTAAAGAGAGGTGTAAACACAGCATAAGGAAGTTACCTCTGTCATGGTTGGAGAAAGAGAAGGCATCCCGATTTCTTGGTGCGGAGGCAGGTCTGAAAATA from Silene latifolia isolate original U9 population chromosome 3, ASM4854445v1, whole genome shotgun sequence harbors:
- the LOC141647871 gene encoding dihydrolipoyllysine-residue acetyltransferase component 2 of pyruvate dehydrogenase complex, mitochondrial-like, producing the protein MYKVTSRSMRQAPAKLIRRFSHDVRPSVETVQDALKINYKQHMSSSRWSGSRYSIRHFQRVSNSDFLMPPTVGVSRRNITSMTLKMGTTEVLSKKESSLSLKLRTQRSYSSSADLPPHQEIGMPSLSPTMTEGNIAKWLKKEGDKVAPGEVLCEVETDKATVEMECMEEGYLAKIVRGDGSQGIQVGEVIAITVEEEEDIQKFKDFSPSKPEAAASETKKPVETPLPKEEPAEPPAKQPEPSFSKPSQTASTEDRIFASPLARSLAEDNKVPLSSIKGTGPDGRILKADIEDFLASRGKESATPVRKAAEVSGLDYSDIPHSQIRKITASRLLLSKQTIPHYYLTVDTCVDKLMELRSQLNSLQEASGGKRISVNDLVIKAAALALKKVPQCNSSWTDDYIRQFHNVNINVAVQTDNGLYVPVVRDADKKGLSKIGEEVKYLAQKARDNSLKPEDYEGGTFTVSNLGGAFGIKQFCAIVNPPQAAILAVGAAQKRVVPGIDDQFKFASFMSVTLSCDHRVIDGAIGAEWLKAFKGYIENPESMLL